A region of Lycium barbarum isolate Lr01 chromosome 1, ASM1917538v2, whole genome shotgun sequence DNA encodes the following proteins:
- the LOC132642810 gene encoding TNF receptor-associated factor homolog 1b-like isoform X5, with translation MGSRGANLVKHWRNGGTVSSWKMELHQHHLHIGTVMTTMMVRLNRLSYMENIPGRLISFHILTRENFGVMLLRLAATNDTLHRFWMKELDWGWKKFMELSKVVDGFIDADTLVIKAQIQVIRERAERPFHCLDCQYRRELVRVYLTNVEQICRRFVEERRAKLGKLIEDKTRWSSKIEVAYQEAVA, from the exons ATGGGCAGCAGGGGTGCCAATCTAGTGAAGCATTGGCGGAATGGAGGTACTGTGAGCAGCTGGAAAATGGAACTCCATCAACATCACCTCCATATTGGGACAGTGATGACGACGATGATGGTG CGCCTAAACCGTCTGAGCTATATGGAAAATATACCTGGAAGATTGATAAGTTTTCACATATTAACAAGAGAGAACTTTGGAGTAATGCTTTTGAGATTGGCGGCTACAAATG ATACATTGCATCGGTTCTGGATGAAAGAGCTTGATTGGGGGTGGAAAAAATTTATGGAGCTTTCCAAAGTTGTAGATGGATTTATTGATGCTGATACCCTCGTAATCAAAGCTCAAATTCAAGTTATCAG GGAGAGAGCAGAGCGTCCCTTCCATTGCCTGGACTGTCAATATCGGAGAGAGCTTGTTAGGGTGTATTTAACGAACGTTGAGCAAATTTGCCGCCGTTTTGTGGAAGAGCGACGAGCAAAGCTTGGAAAATTAATAGAGGATAAAACTAGGTGGTCGAG TAAAATAGAGGTTGCATATCAGGAAGCTGTTGCATAA
- the LOC132642810 gene encoding TNF receptor-associated factor homolog 1a-like isoform X4, translated as MGSRGANLVKHWRNGGTVSSWKMELHQHHLHIGTVMTTMMVRLNRLSYMENIPGRLISFHILTRENFGVMLLRLAATNDTLHRFWMKELDWGWKKFMELSKVVDGFIDADTLVIKAQIQVIRERAERPFHCLDCQYRRELVRVYLTNVEQICRRFVEERRAKLGKLIEDKTRWSSFCAFWMGIDKNSRRRMSREKSDRILKMVVKNFFIEKE; from the exons ATGGGCAGCAGGGGTGCCAATCTAGTGAAGCATTGGCGGAATGGAGGTACTGTGAGCAGCTGGAAAATGGAACTCCATCAACATCACCTCCATATTGGGACAGTGATGACGACGATGATGGTG CGCCTAAACCGTCTGAGCTATATGGAAAATATACCTGGAAGATTGATAAGTTTTCACATATTAACAAGAGAGAACTTTGGAGTAATGCTTTTGAGATTGGCGGCTACAAATG ATACATTGCATCGGTTCTGGATGAAAGAGCTTGATTGGGGGTGGAAAAAATTTATGGAGCTTTCCAAAGTTGTAGATGGATTTATTGATGCTGATACCCTCGTAATCAAAGCTCAAATTCAAGTTATCAG GGAGAGAGCAGAGCGTCCCTTCCATTGCCTGGACTGTCAATATCGGAGAGAGCTTGTTAGGGTGTATTTAACGAACGTTGAGCAAATTTGCCGCCGTTTTGTGGAAGAGCGACGAGCAAAGCTTGGAAAATTAATAGAGGATAAAACTAGGTGGTCGAG TTTCTGTGCTTTTTGGATGGGAATAGACAAAAATTCTAGACGCCGCATGTCCCGGGAGAAATCAGATCGGATTTTGAAAATGGTGGTCAAGAATTTCTTCATAGAAAAAGAG TAA
- the LOC132642810 gene encoding TNF receptor-associated factor homolog 1b-like isoform X1, with the protein MGSRGANLVKHWRNGGTVSSWKMELHQHHLHIGTVMTTMMVRLNRLSYMENIPGRLISFHILTRENFGVMLLRLAATNDTLHRFWMKELDWGWKKFMELSKVVDGFIDADTLVIKAQIQVIRERAERPFHCLDCQYRRELVRVYLTNVEQICRRFVEERRAKLGKLIEDKTRWSSFCAFWMGIDKNSRRRMSREKSDRILKMVVKNFFIEKEVTSTLVSTLVMDSLYTGLKALVGQTKGQTGRGKYLDAEEQTVPIVSMEKDMFVLVDDVLLLLERAVLEPLPPKDEKGR; encoded by the exons ATGGGCAGCAGGGGTGCCAATCTAGTGAAGCATTGGCGGAATGGAGGTACTGTGAGCAGCTGGAAAATGGAACTCCATCAACATCACCTCCATATTGGGACAGTGATGACGACGATGATGGTG CGCCTAAACCGTCTGAGCTATATGGAAAATATACCTGGAAGATTGATAAGTTTTCACATATTAACAAGAGAGAACTTTGGAGTAATGCTTTTGAGATTGGCGGCTACAAATG ATACATTGCATCGGTTCTGGATGAAAGAGCTTGATTGGGGGTGGAAAAAATTTATGGAGCTTTCCAAAGTTGTAGATGGATTTATTGATGCTGATACCCTCGTAATCAAAGCTCAAATTCAAGTTATCAG GGAGAGAGCAGAGCGTCCCTTCCATTGCCTGGACTGTCAATATCGGAGAGAGCTTGTTAGGGTGTATTTAACGAACGTTGAGCAAATTTGCCGCCGTTTTGTGGAAGAGCGACGAGCAAAGCTTGGAAAATTAATAGAGGATAAAACTAGGTGGTCGAG TTTCTGTGCTTTTTGGATGGGAATAGACAAAAATTCTAGACGCCGCATGTCCCGGGAGAAATCAGATCGGATTTTGAAAATGGTGGTCAAGAATTTCTTCATAGAAAAAGAGGTTACATCTACTCTTGTATCTACTCTTGTGATGGACTCGTTGTACACTGGACTTAAAGCTCTGGTAGGCCAGACTAAGGGACAGACAGGTAGAGGGAAATATTTAGATGCAGAGGAACAAACAGTTCCTATTGTTTCCATGGAGAAAGACATGTTTGTCTTGGTGGATGATGTCTTGCTTTTGCTTGAGAGGGCTGTTTTGGAGCCGTTGCCTCCTAAGGATGAGAAAGGTCGCTAA
- the LOC132642810 gene encoding TNF receptor-associated factor homolog 1b-like isoform X3, whose protein sequence is MENIPGRLISFHILTRENFGVMLLRLAATNDTLHRFWMKELDWGWKKFMELSKVVDGFIDADTLVIKAQIQVIRERAERPFHCLDCQYRRELVRVYLTNVEQICRRFVEERRAKLGKLIEDKTRWSSFCAFWMGIDKNSRRRMSREKSDRILKMVVKNFFIEKEVTSTLVSTLVMDSLYTGLKALVGQTKGQTGRGKYLDAEEQTVPIVSMEKDMFVLVDDVLLLLERAVLEPLPPKDEKGR, encoded by the exons ATGGAAAATATACCTGGAAGATTGATAAGTTTTCACATATTAACAAGAGAGAACTTTGGAGTAATGCTTTTGAGATTGGCGGCTACAAATG ATACATTGCATCGGTTCTGGATGAAAGAGCTTGATTGGGGGTGGAAAAAATTTATGGAGCTTTCCAAAGTTGTAGATGGATTTATTGATGCTGATACCCTCGTAATCAAAGCTCAAATTCAAGTTATCAG GGAGAGAGCAGAGCGTCCCTTCCATTGCCTGGACTGTCAATATCGGAGAGAGCTTGTTAGGGTGTATTTAACGAACGTTGAGCAAATTTGCCGCCGTTTTGTGGAAGAGCGACGAGCAAAGCTTGGAAAATTAATAGAGGATAAAACTAGGTGGTCGAG TTTCTGTGCTTTTTGGATGGGAATAGACAAAAATTCTAGACGCCGCATGTCCCGGGAGAAATCAGATCGGATTTTGAAAATGGTGGTCAAGAATTTCTTCATAGAAAAAGAGGTTACATCTACTCTTGTATCTACTCTTGTGATGGACTCGTTGTACACTGGACTTAAAGCTCTGGTAGGCCAGACTAAGGGACAGACAGGTAGAGGGAAATATTTAGATGCAGAGGAACAAACAGTTCCTATTGTTTCCATGGAGAAAGACATGTTTGTCTTGGTGGATGATGTCTTGCTTTTGCTTGAGAGGGCTGTTTTGGAGCCGTTGCCTCCTAAGGATGAGAAAGGTCGCTAA
- the LOC132642810 gene encoding TNF receptor-associated factor homolog 1b-like isoform X2 codes for MASSASEEAGNGQQGCQSSEALAEWRYCEQLENGTPSTSPPYWDSDDDDDGDTLHRFWMKELDWGWKKFMELSKVVDGFIDADTLVIKAQIQVIRERAERPFHCLDCQYRRELVRVYLTNVEQICRRFVEERRAKLGKLIEDKTRWSSFCAFWMGIDKNSRRRMSREKSDRILKMVVKNFFIEKEVTSTLVSTLVMDSLYTGLKALVGQTKGQTGRGKYLDAEEQTVPIVSMEKDMFVLVDDVLLLLERAVLEPLPPKDEKGR; via the exons ATGGCTTCAAGCGCAAGTGAGGAGGCAGGAAATGGGCAGCAGGGGTGCCAATCTAGTGAAGCATTGGCGGAATGGAGGTACTGTGAGCAGCTGGAAAATGGAACTCCATCAACATCACCTCCATATTGGGACAGTGATGACGACGATGATGGTG ATACATTGCATCGGTTCTGGATGAAAGAGCTTGATTGGGGGTGGAAAAAATTTATGGAGCTTTCCAAAGTTGTAGATGGATTTATTGATGCTGATACCCTCGTAATCAAAGCTCAAATTCAAGTTATCAG GGAGAGAGCAGAGCGTCCCTTCCATTGCCTGGACTGTCAATATCGGAGAGAGCTTGTTAGGGTGTATTTAACGAACGTTGAGCAAATTTGCCGCCGTTTTGTGGAAGAGCGACGAGCAAAGCTTGGAAAATTAATAGAGGATAAAACTAGGTGGTCGAG TTTCTGTGCTTTTTGGATGGGAATAGACAAAAATTCTAGACGCCGCATGTCCCGGGAGAAATCAGATCGGATTTTGAAAATGGTGGTCAAGAATTTCTTCATAGAAAAAGAGGTTACATCTACTCTTGTATCTACTCTTGTGATGGACTCGTTGTACACTGGACTTAAAGCTCTGGTAGGCCAGACTAAGGGACAGACAGGTAGAGGGAAATATTTAGATGCAGAGGAACAAACAGTTCCTATTGTTTCCATGGAGAAAGACATGTTTGTCTTGGTGGATGATGTCTTGCTTTTGCTTGAGAGGGCTGTTTTGGAGCCGTTGCCTCCTAAGGATGAGAAAGGTCGCTAA